In Phaseolus vulgaris cultivar G19833 chromosome 7, P. vulgaris v2.0, whole genome shotgun sequence, the genomic stretch ACTTAGAGGTTCAACCTCACAGGTTTGAATGTTAGAGATTGGTCTTCTTAAGAGGCCAAGGTGCTGATAAGTGTCACAAATCTCTCTGATTGTGTGAATTTATGGAAATTAGCATCAGATATTTAGGACTTTTGTTCCTCTTTTAACTTTGAGGGCAGGGTGAAACTTATTTTTTGGGCCCAAGGGGGGTTATTGTTATTGAGTCTCCAGTTATTAGGGTCCATGTTAGGAATAAAAAGACGATAAATAGAAAGTTGGGATGCTGATCTATTACTAGCAGTGCTGACTGTCTTTCAGATGGTTAATAGTTGACAGATTCTCTGGTGAATACAGCCTAGCATGGATGCCAGGCCACCATAGACTATAGCTTGTCAGAGACAATGCCTTCATTAGTCATATTTGGACAAATCAGTTAGACTACCAGGCACCTCAAGCTTACACTATCAGTTGGATGGCGAAACTGAGGTAGTCAATGTCGGAATTGTGTTTGCTTAAGAGATGTCATGGAGGTGTTAAATATCTTTGCAAAAATACTCTTAGCCTTCTTCTGAAAAGAGTGACCTGATTTGAAtgatataagagttctcaataTATTGGGTTACTTAGATTGCCACAACAAGGTACAAGGATGAAAATCCATCTTTTTCTAGTGTTCAACTTTGTTTAATGGTATTTTACTACCATATTCTTCCGAGTGTTCATGAAAACCTTGGCCAAGAAACCACAATTCAACTGATGCAGACCAAGACAAATAATTCTTGCCTTTAAGTTTCTATGAAGCAATTGTGGGTGACCCAGAAAATGAGTGGACGGGTCAGGTCAAATGCCATTGCAGATTAGAAACAGAGAGCATAGGtgtaaaaacaaacaaattttcaaGGTCTTCAAATGGGGCCTGAAGTCTAATCAGTGGGAAAGGAGGAAAAGGCACTGCTCCCCCTTTGCATTTGTCACAAACCAAACACACTGTTTGTGTTGTGTATTCTTTCTTTCCAGCACATCGAGAGAGTTAAATCTATAATTCCTTCTTCTTTGGTTGATACTGTTCTCATTATTAGTCATTGAAAAAAGAGTGTTGTGATGATATGATATACAGATGCGTGCCATCATGAAATACAGATGTATGGTTGGTTTCCATTTCTTGATCATATATTCATACGTCTcatattacatttttaaaaaaatcttaatttgtTGATGACAGACTTTCCTTGGGAAGGCACTGCTATTGCATCAAATTTCAATAGAAAATGTGAGGCCCTTGCAGTGTCTGGCTTGGTTGATTACGGAGATGAGATTGATGTCATTGCCCCAGCAGACGTTTTGAAGCAGATATTTAAAATGCCATATTCCAAGGCTCGACTATCAATTGCCGTTCGTCGCATTGGTCATACTCTTGTTTTAAACACAGGGTGAGTATTTGATCTACTCATGACTTCATTTTGTTTACATGTCTAACTTCCACTTAATTGTGGCCTCTTATAATTGCTGTTGACTGTCTTTTGATTCATGATGCTTTATTCACTTTAGAAAATTGAGCTTCCCTATCCATTGTCTTTTGTAGCAATAAGAAATTGAATTCTTTGTTTTGAtccaaagaaaatattattagttgACGAAAATATTAACAAGGAAGGAAATTGATTTTATTGCATCTACCATGTATAAATTGTGCATTCTAGTTCATGATCTATGACTATGATACATAAAAGATTATTTTCATAGAATTTATTCAGACGTTTTATAGGGATTCAACCTTATTTGGGAAAAAAGAAATCTTAGTTAAGAATGTTTGGTTATTAGCTTCTGCTGGATTAAATCATCATTTCTGATTCTGAAACTTGCTATTTGACTTActcttttttctgtttttggcTGCCTTCTATTTATCATGGAGAAAAACAGGAGGTCATGTGAATGAATCTGTGTTGGCTACAAGGAGGAGGCTTTTATTTAAATACAATGTATAATTGTTACACAATTATGCAGTTCATAAAATCCCTAAGTAACAATATTTCCCTATTTACACAATATATTCCGTAACTACAATATTCCAAACAATCAAGCATTTGATTTATAAGTGACAAAGTATTTATGAAGTGCAGGCCAGATGTTGAAGAGGGAGAAAAACTTATAAGGAGGCATAACAATCAAGCAAAATGTGCAGATCAATCTTTATTCTTGAATTTTGCTATGCATTCAGTCAGAATGGAGGCGTGTGATTGTCCACCAACACATCATGTTCCATCAGAAGATCAATCAAATTCTTCTGTACTTCCTGGAGGAAAACCACCCCATATTGTGGTACAAAATGGTGATGTTCAAGCTGAAGGATACAATTGCCATTCTGAGTACTCACAGGTTGAGCAGGAAAACTTCTATTGGGGGAGCAAGAAGAACAGGAGAAATAAGAACCGTAGTCCAGTAAAGGTGTCACAAGTTGGTGAAAAACCCAGATCATCAGTGCAGGAATCTGAAAAACAAAGGAAAGTTGGTAATGATAGCTTTCTTAGGATTTTATTCTGGCAGTTTCATAACTTCCGCATGCTCTTGGGAAGTGATCTACTTTTATTCAGTAATGAAAAGTATGTTGCTGTGAGCTTGCATTTATGGGATGTCACACGACAGGTGAGGAGCATTCTTCTAAAAAATGTGTTGCGTCAAACTTTGTAGTAGcagattattaatatttaagtttTCCCAATTTTGGTAGGTCACGCCTTTGACTTGGCTTGAAGCATGGTTAGACAATGTCATGGCAAGTGTACCTGAGTTGGCTATTTGTTATCATCGCAATGGTGTTGTTCAGGGGTATGAGCTTTTGAAAACAGATgacatttttcttttgaaaggtATATCAGAGGATGGGACACCCGCATTTCATCCTCATGTTGTACAGCAAAATGGTTTGTCTGTTTTGAGATTCCTTCGGGATAATTGCAAACAGGATCCTGGAGCGTATTGggtactattattttttttctttacatttatatatttgttgcTTTTAGCTTTACTGTGTTAATatcttttaacaaatttattacCCTTAGTAGTACTAGGGAATCTGACTTAGAGTTTTGCAGCTTTATAAAGGTGCTGGTGAAGATGATATACAACTTTTTGATCTTTCCGTTATCCCCAAAAACCGTTCATCAGATGACAGTGATGATGCTTCAAGGTCCTTGCCATCATCAATCAGTAGGGGTAGAAGTGATGCAGTATATTCATTGGGAACTCTCCTCTATCGAATTGCTCACAGGCTTTCCCTATCAATGGTGTGAAAGAATGAAATGTATTTCTTGGCTAATGCTGCTTTTAGTGGTTTCTACTAATTTTTTACTAACCACTGTCTGTTTTGCTGTAGGCTGCTACAAATAGGGCTAGGTGTGTGAGGTTCTTTAGAAAGTGTTTGGAATTCCTTGATGATTCAGACCATTTGGTATGTCTTTGGAAACAAAATTGATGTATTTCCCAACCCCATTTACCTAGGATTTCTACTTATCTTTTGTTGAGTTGATTGCATTTCTGATACATGTTATGCTGAACAGGCCGTATGTGCAATAGCTCATGAACAATTTGCAAGGCTGATTTTAAATTATGATGATGAGTTGAATTTAACTTCTGAATCTCTGGCTCTAGAATGTGAACTAACTGTTACTGAAGCCAAAGAGTCATCTTGGGATGTTGAAAACAGTAATTCTGAACGAGGAGGTGCCCATGAGGTATTTTATCTGCTTCCTGGTGCCAAATCAGGTGAACATGGAAATATGATTGAGCATTTAGAATCAGAATGTTCTGTGAAGATGGTTTCTGAAGGACACAAACCCACGTCTGGGGAACTGATAGCAGTCAGTAACACGGAATCAACCAACCAGGAAGGGGGGGATGTACCAATCTCCTATTCTGTTGTTAGCTCTTCAGTTTGTGAAGTGTGTCCAGTTTCAACACCTGTGGTTCAGACAGTTGCCGATCCAATCTCATCCAAGTTAGCTGCTGTACATCATGTGTCACAGGCCATTAAGTCTCTGAGATGGATGCGACAGCTTCTGAGCACAGAACCAGAGGTGATGGATCAATTCACTGAAAACCATGATAGACCATCATCATCTTTTAATGTTTCTGTTTGTGCCTGTGGAGATGCTGACTGTATTGAAGTTTGTGACATTCGAGAATGGCTTCCAACGTCCAAGTTGGATCATAAGTTGTGGAAGCTTGTTCTTTTGCTTGGAGAATCATATTTGGCACTTGCAGAAGCTTATAAGGAGGATGGCCAACTGCATCAAGCATTAAAGGTAATTCAGCTATCATGTTCTGTTTATGGATCAATGCCTCCACATCTTGAAGACACAAAATTTATTTCTTCAATGGTTAGTGGCTCATCCTTACAGAGAAAACTCATTGATCTGAATGAAAACACATGGGGGGATGATGTAAAAGATGAGACTGTTAATGGCTATATTGAAAGGAAGTCTTCTGCCTACCTTTTCTGGGCAAAGGCATGGGCACTAGTAGGAGATGTTTATATTGAATTCCATAGGATAAAGGGTAAAGAAATCTCAATACAAGATCCGAAAAAACCTGCAACCAGAGAATTGAGAATGTCATCTGAGGTTGTGAAGGAAGTTAAAAGGCTGAAAAAGAAGTTGGTTCAAATGAACCAGAACTGCAGTTCATGTTCCTTGGTAAACTGCAGCTGCCAGAGTGACAGAGCTAGCAGTGGAAACAGTGCAAGCAGTAGTAGTGCAGATGTGGGCTTCATGACTCATAGTAGAAAGCATAGTAAACGATTGTCTACTAAAAATGCCAATTACTTGCCTCCGAAAGACCTAGAAGACGAGTTCATTCATGGCAAGGAGAATGGAAATGATTTTGTTGGCCAAATTGAGCATATTAATTATGGTGGAGATTTGAATCAGACAGATCCTCTTGAGAGTAGAATGGAAATTGAATCTTTAGCTGCTGTAAACCCTATAACCCATGAGGGATCCTCAGGGGTGGAAGCCTCATGTTCTAGAGTTGTATCTCAATCGGAAAATAATTCAAATGAAACACAGAAACTAAAAAACGGTGGGATATTTGAGTACGTAGTTGAACCTCGAGTGGGAAATGCAGAGTCCAATCTTTTAGCTGCTTTAAAGTGCTATGAAGAAGCTAGACAAGCATTACTTAAACTTCCAAATAGTTTGTCTGAGTTACAATCCGTAGTTAAAAAGAAAGGGTGGGTTTGCAATGAATTGGGCCGAATCAGACTTGAGAATAAAGATTCATTTAAGGCTGAACTAGCATTTACAGATGCTATAGATGCATTCAGAGAAGTTTCAGATCACAccaacataatattaataaactgTAATTTAGGCCATGGCAGACGGGCTTTGGCTGAGGAGATGGTATCTAAAATAGAGAATCTAAAGCTACATAATATTTTCCATAGTGCATACAATCATGCATTGGAAACTGCAAAACTGAAATATTTAGAGTCCCTTAGATTTTATGGGGCAGCAAGGTTAGAACTGAATGCCATGAATGATCATGATGATTCTGTGACAAGCAACTTGAGGAATGAGGCACATACACAGTTTGCTCATACTTATCTCCGGCTTGGAATGCTTTTGGCAAGAGAAAATACTACAGCAGTTTATGAAAATGGATCGTTGGAAGATACATATGTAAGTCACACGAAGCCCCAAGACAGAAAAGCCAGAAAAGATTTGAGAAAGCATGAGATTTCAGCCAATGAGGCCATTAGGGAAGCATTATCCGTGTATGAGTCACTAGGTGAATTGCGCAAACAGGAGGCTGCATATGCTTACTTCCAATTGGCTTGCTATCAGAGAGACTGTTGTTTGAAATTTATGAATTCTGGAAATAAGAAAAGCATTTTGCCTAAAGGAGAAAATAGTGCTGTGCAGCGAGTAAAACAGTATGCATCTCTGGCAGAGAGGAACTGGCAAAAGGCGCTGGATTTCTATGGCCCTACAACTCATCCTAATATGTATTTGACTATTGTTATGGAGAGATCAGCTCTTTCATTAAGCCTTTCAAGCTATTTACACTCCAATGTGGTATTTTCCTGTACTTCTTTTacacattaattttattttgattatgacTATATTTTACTGACATACTCATTGAGATGATTTAATTGCATCATTAATCTTTTCTGTTGCACTATGCTATCTAATGTCGTGTGTGTATTATTAACAAAGACTCCTTGAAAATTTACATACTTGGGCAGAATCCATTGATTTGTTTGTTAACCTATAAAATTAACTTAGGCACTTCTTAGCtacaaaaatgttttaaaattcaCGAAATTAGGTTCTGTTTTTCCAACTTAGATTTACTTCCTATGAAACTTGGTAAAAATGTCTCCATGGTGCTGGGTAAAGTTGCTGTCTTAGATATGTTTTATTGTGAACTCGACCATCTTTTGGAATAAGGAGGGTCATAGAATACATAAAAGATGAAAATTCTCTGTATTCCTGACTTGCATTTTTCTGAATCAATTAATTCCCGTAAATATCTTGTGATATTCCATAAAACTGTGTACATTATTAATGAAGACCTTACTCTAGACTTTATTGAATTGAAATTTGGTTTTTGATATACccatcaaaattttattaacgAACCAGTGTATATTTCTGTCATTTGTTGATTCTTCCATAATTTTGTTGCAGGTGCTGGAATCAGCTTTGGCACATATGCTTGAAGGACGCCATGTTTCAGATACTAATGGGGACACTTTCAGTACCAGTTATCCTGAATTACATGCAAAATATTGGAGTCAGTTACAGATGCTTTTGAAGAGAATGTTGGCCACGATACTTTCATCGACTGCAAACAAAACTCCTTGTCAACCATCTTCGACATCTAGCAGATTTGGAGATGGTGGAAAGATCAAAGAACTCTACAAGATGTCCCTTAAGGCTAATGATATGATCCAATTGCATAACATGCACACCTTTTGGATATCGTGATGGTAAATTAATCCAACTGCACACCGTGTACAGTGTATATAGCTTGTGAAAATCATGACAGTAACTTCGTTGTGACATTTCTTGTCTTGTTAACATCGGATCAAtgtaaaattataagaaaaagttTATGGTCCCTAAAAGTATCATTAATTTTAGTTTCCTATAGaaagaattaattattatttaaaattgaattaaaaaaaaaattatacattgtAATGAAGATCGAACATtggaatgaaattttaaaaattttttatgtaaataattttgtGGATTTTGAAAGCGTAATTTCTTTTACAGACTTGAATATTTATAAGATGATTTGAAGGCTTTTGCTTACATATAATTTTGCAACTTGCAATGTATCAAATTccaaagatatttttttagcatttaaatttttttgtataGTGCAGGTCCAGATTATTTAATGCAGTAAGCAAAAGACTCATTTGAAATGTTTTATAGGATTTAAAAGTGGGGTTGTAAGTGATGAACCGCTAAATTATTTCTATTGATTGTTTAACATGGGTCATATACTTGGGGTGTATTGAGTTAGAGTTTACATCACacttatcataattatttatttaaatataaatatattcttaAAAGCTTTAAGAATAAAAGAATTGATTATATCATAACTCATTATAAATTGTATGATTTGTacaattgattatttttagtACTAATTGATCATTTCTCAATTTGATTCAATACATATACGTGCAGCtaataaattattcttaattAATCGATTAAGTTGTTCTTGTTTTTTAGAATTAATTATAAACAGAATAATCAAATTAATgaagaaataatatattatttctaaattatgGTTCACATTTATtcgattatatattataataattggTTATGTTGTTTCAATTGtgtttttaaatataatgaagaataaaataatcaattttcaataaatttaattgattaagTTTTCTCAAATATTTTTCTACGAATTGTTTTGaatgcttttttttattttcaattacaaTTACTATCAAACATTTCCCCACATTAAGAAAGTTCCAAGatcctaaaaataatttttttatatttttgtgtgaAAGTTTTCATATAGAAGAAGGCACTTTACTTTTGGataatttgttgtatttttttttaattttgtgaatATTTTTCCTACTTCGTTGAGATTATATTATTAAGGTCATTTATCGTATTTgagttattatttaaaatttcgttacgatttttttttaaaagtgtttcGATGAATTCAAAGAGGAAGATGTATTTAAAGAACCATTGATATAGGATTATTGGATGTACCGATACAAGTTTCCAGTTGAAGATTAAGAGAGCAGATATTCATTTTTTGAATCAATTCTCCATTTATCTTTGGAATCTTATTGATCCTCACAGTTAGTGTCAATGTTTCGACCTTAAGTTAAATAACACCGCTAATGTCACGAGGTCGGAACATTGACCTGTGAGAATCAAAAACTTGTTTCCTTAATCCTCAACTTAGTGAATTTGTTTcagtacattaaatagtttagCATcacttaataattaataatttatatacattttcTTAATCaacaaatattgtttttaagaacaaaataaacaaaatcgTGATGAATTTACAAGTTTCAAAGTATATCGTATTTTAGATGCAACTTACTTACTTGATGCGGaacacaaattaaataaatatagttaaaaaaaattatagaaacaaaatatttattatgatttaaGTATGAAATGAGCCAAAATATTTATTAGGATAAGAATATACTAAACCAGGTTTCATTAAAGATTGGAACAGTCTAGTTTAGAACACTTTAGACACACGGAAGGATCTTTATCCCATATATTTCTATGATAGTGATtaacattaaattttaaaagaatataaaagtaCAAATGAGATGataattatgaaaattttaatatttatataatatatataattcttttaCCGACTATGTTATTTCGAgagaattaattttaaaataattaatattcaaaattataatatttgataaataatCTCGGGCTTTCATTTCAAACCAGGAACTTCAAATTTACTACTtacaaattttagttttatgaaaaaaatttcaatttcaatttatacTTTAATTTCATTAAGGTAGTTTGTGGTAATTATTTACAAGAATAATTCTTTatataccattttttttaaaacaaataggATAAACACTAACACGAGCATTGATACGACACAGACACAcagatatatataatatttaaaatgtaggGTACGatgacacaaatctatatattatataattatgaattaaataaattgacaataaaaatttatatatataaatatgttacAGATTTTTTTTGGAGCAGAGagatatttttcataattagttcaaaatgatttatttcttatttttataatcataataaaaatgtatacaATACGTTTGAGTTttaataagtttgagtttttataaaattaatgtattttttccttttaaaattatgttagaaccatactaaaattgtcagaaatctaataaatattttttgaattagacaccTCACCGGATACGTATCTTATGaatgtcatacgagtgtcggtgtccgattCGTGTATCCGACATCGACATTAGAGATTTATAGCGTGTTAAAAATGAGACAATTTCGtttttatgtattaattttttaaataatctcgttaataattttgtatttataacttttttcttAAGTTGAATCTTATATAATCCCGTCTCACACAGAATCTGCGCAGGAAAAAGAACGTTGAAAAATCACGTTGGCCACGCGGCAGAATCTTGCGGTGACACCAACACAACGTGTTATCGCTTCATACTTAAGCGATAAGCAACTTTGAAAATTCTTGTTCGTGTGCTTCCTTCGTTCTATTCTCTCTTATAAAACGCGATTTCAAAACCACAAAATGGGCACTCCCTTTGTCCTCAGAATCTCAGAACTCGCAATCCTCGTTTTCTTCGCTTCAGTTTGCATAGCCATGTCGGATTCCGCCGCCACACcgctcgatcagcacgccacCGGTGCTTCCACTGCACCGGCGGTTCACATCGTCTACACCGAGAGGCCACAGGACGAGGAGCCTGAGGCCTATCACATCCGAACCCTCTCCGCTGTTCTTGGCAGGTGCGCTATTCTCATCCAAAATCGTGCTATTCGATATATGCTTCTGTGAAGAAATAACAAATTGCACTGATCACGTCTTAATTCTAGAATAAACCATCGATTTTCTCTCTCTTAGGTTTTTAAGCGGTTGGGATTATATAGTTTGGTCTCTAGAGTATAGAATTATATcgatttaattttgaattgggACTAATTTGAAGGAATTTTGATACCTAATGTGACATGATTTCTGATGCTTAAGACTACTTTTATGGTTTTGTTACTTTGAATACTGCACTTAGAATTTGGGTTTAGAGTTTAGGATCTAACTCAACAATATGAAATCAGTTTGTTTGTAAGGTGAGAGTTGTCTTTTACTTCTGTAATTTAATTTGGTTATGTTATTGGTCGTATGGAATCTTCAATTCATCTTTCATGCTAAGGATTCAATAGTTTGAATGTGAAGGTTGTAAGGCTGTTGAATGTGAAGGTTGTAAGACTGTTGAATGTGAAGGTTGTAAGACTGTTGAATGTGAAGGTTTAGGTGGCTCGATAAGCCCACAACAATTGATATGATAGGCTTACATGcgatatttacatttttaagaATTCTCATTTGTACTGCTAAAATTTTCATCAGAGTAACTTGATGATTCAGGTGTGTGTTTTTTGTTAAAGTAATGGTGTGATTGGTTAACTATTGCAGTGAGGAGGCTGCCAAGGAGGCTTTGTTGTATAGTTACAAAGCTGCAGCTAGTGGGTTTTCTGCTAAGCTTACTCCGGAGCAGGTTGAGCAGATTTCACGTAAGTTCGGTTGTtttcaatctgttttttttattaatcattcTCTCTTTTAAAATGCTTGATGTTATATGTTTCATTTACGCTACTTTAAGTTTTACCCTTCTTTTATGTTTGTGCATTTAAATGTTTTCGATGTTATGTAGTTTCCAATGTGATTGTTTTTATCagattttatttaatgtttgaaGATAGATTAttcacataataataatatcgtAATAATCCTGTTGGTTTGGGTTGAGTTAGTTGGTACTTGGAGTAGTTTTATTAGTATGGCTTAATTTGTGGAATTGCTCAGACAACTATCACTTAGTTTTTGCTTAGTTTTTATGCAGAATCTGTTTTTTAGCTAAATTTCTCGATGCTCCAtttctattataaaattttcaaaactgaTTCAAATTacaatctttttattttttttcctagaCAAGCAAACTAGTAATCGATTCGAGAGCAGTTTCTGGTACCTTTATATTCATATAATACGTGTTACCCCTCCTAACCCGGTTGGCATTATCCTTGGATCTTTTGGTTGTGATGTTCTTTTATGCTCTGACATCTAGTGCAAAGGGTTTCAAACATTCAACTGATAGAACTTCTTGAACCATATTGTTAATCATAATCAAGTTCCTGAGGTTTTTATGACGCTCGTGTGTGCCATGCATGTCTATTTCCACAAAATGCTCTTTCCCATGCTTTTAAAGTTGCACCATTGCAATCATAGCAACCAGATGATTATGAGGGGTCCTAAAAATTACTGAGAATTTCAACCTTTCCAAATTCTGGCTTTATTGGAAATCATGGTTCTCCCCATGTACAGGCTGATGATGGAAGAAATTCAAATGCTAATTTTTTACATTCTGATTTAAtctttccattttttttgtCCTATTTGCATTCTTCTAATAGTATTATAAATCTAAATCCTCGTCCTTTTGGCTCTAT encodes the following:
- the LOC137830494 gene encoding uncharacterized protein isoform X1, translating into MAKLSSSSSSSNSENCRELVCVGTLEIATPKPVGFLCGSIPVPTDKSFHHAFHSALLPIPQTVNAPRYRYRMLPTETDLNTPPLLANFPDKVLPVGAVHSNITGGDFPWEGTAIASNFNRKCEALAVSGLVDYGDEIDVIAPADVLKQIFKMPYSKARLSIAVRRIGHTLVLNTGPDVEEGEKLIRRHNNQAKCADQSLFLNFAMHSVRMEACDCPPTHHVPSEDQSNSSVLPGGKPPHIVVQNGDVQAEGYNCHSEYSQVEQENFYWGSKKNRRNKNRSPVKVSQVGEKPRSSVQESEKQRKVGNDSFLRILFWQFHNFRMLLGSDLLLFSNEKYVAVSLHLWDVTRQVTPLTWLEAWLDNVMASVPELAICYHRNGVVQGYELLKTDDIFLLKGISEDGTPAFHPHVVQQNGLSVLRFLRDNCKQDPGAYWLYKGAGEDDIQLFDLSVIPKNRSSDDSDDASRSLPSSISRGRSDAVYSLGTLLYRIAHRLSLSMAATNRARCVRFFRKCLEFLDDSDHLAVCAIAHEQFARLILNYDDELNLTSESLALECELTVTEAKESSWDVENSNSERGGAHEVFYLLPGAKSGEHGNMIEHLESECSVKMVSEGHKPTSGELIAVSNTESTNQEGGDVPISYSVVSSSVCEVCPVSTPVVQTVADPISSKLAAVHHVSQAIKSLRWMRQLLSTEPEVMDQFTENHDRPSSSFNVSVCACGDADCIEVCDIREWLPTSKLDHKLWKLVLLLGESYLALAEAYKEDGQLHQALKVIQLSCSVYGSMPPHLEDTKFISSMVSGSSLQRKLIDLNENTWGDDVKDETVNGYIERKSSAYLFWAKAWALVGDVYIEFHRIKGKEISIQDPKKPATRELRMSSEVVKEVKRLKKKLVQMNQNCSSCSLVNCSCQSDRASSGNSASSSSADVGFMTHSRKHSKRLSTKNANYLPPKDLEDEFIHGKENGNDFVGQIEHINYGGDLNQTDPLESRMEIESLAAVNPITHEGSSGVEASCSRVVSQSENNSNETQKLKNGGIFEYVVEPRVGNAESNLLAALKCYEEARQALLKLPNSLSELQSVVKKKGWVCNELGRIRLENKDSFKAELAFTDAIDAFREVSDHTNIILINCNLGHGRRALAEEMVSKIENLKLHNIFHSAYNHALETAKLKYLESLRFYGAARLELNAMNDHDDSVTSNLRNEAHTQFAHTYLRLGMLLARENTTAVYENGSLEDTYVSHTKPQDRKARKDLRKHEISANEAIREALSVYESLGELRKQEAAYAYFQLACYQRDCCLKFMNSGNKKSILPKGENSAVQRVKQYASLAERNWQKALDFYGPTTHPNMYLTIVMERSALSLSLSSYLHSNVVLESALAHMLEGRHVSDTNGDTFSTSYPELHAKYWSQLQMLLKRMLATILSSTANKTPCQPSSTSSRFGDGGKIKELYKMSLKANDMIQLHNMHTFWIS
- the LOC137830494 gene encoding uncharacterized protein isoform X2 translates to MNLCWLQGGGFYLNTMPDVEEGEKLIRRHNNQAKCADQSLFLNFAMHSVRMEACDCPPTHHVPSEDQSNSSVLPGGKPPHIVVQNGDVQAEGYNCHSEYSQVEQENFYWGSKKNRRNKNRSPVKVSQVGEKPRSSVQESEKQRKVGNDSFLRILFWQFHNFRMLLGSDLLLFSNEKYVAVSLHLWDVTRQVTPLTWLEAWLDNVMASVPELAICYHRNGVVQGYELLKTDDIFLLKGISEDGTPAFHPHVVQQNGLSVLRFLRDNCKQDPGAYWLYKGAGEDDIQLFDLSVIPKNRSSDDSDDASRSLPSSISRGRSDAVYSLGTLLYRIAHRLSLSMAATNRARCVRFFRKCLEFLDDSDHLAVCAIAHEQFARLILNYDDELNLTSESLALECELTVTEAKESSWDVENSNSERGGAHEVFYLLPGAKSGEHGNMIEHLESECSVKMVSEGHKPTSGELIAVSNTESTNQEGGDVPISYSVVSSSVCEVCPVSTPVVQTVADPISSKLAAVHHVSQAIKSLRWMRQLLSTEPEVMDQFTENHDRPSSSFNVSVCACGDADCIEVCDIREWLPTSKLDHKLWKLVLLLGESYLALAEAYKEDGQLHQALKVIQLSCSVYGSMPPHLEDTKFISSMVSGSSLQRKLIDLNENTWGDDVKDETVNGYIERKSSAYLFWAKAWALVGDVYIEFHRIKGKEISIQDPKKPATRELRMSSEVVKEVKRLKKKLVQMNQNCSSCSLVNCSCQSDRASSGNSASSSSADVGFMTHSRKHSKRLSTKNANYLPPKDLEDEFIHGKENGNDFVGQIEHINYGGDLNQTDPLESRMEIESLAAVNPITHEGSSGVEASCSRVVSQSENNSNETQKLKNGGIFEYVVEPRVGNAESNLLAALKCYEEARQALLKLPNSLSELQSVVKKKGWVCNELGRIRLENKDSFKAELAFTDAIDAFREVSDHTNIILINCNLGHGRRALAEEMVSKIENLKLHNIFHSAYNHALETAKLKYLESLRFYGAARLELNAMNDHDDSVTSNLRNEAHTQFAHTYLRLGMLLARENTTAVYENGSLEDTYVSHTKPQDRKARKDLRKHEISANEAIREALSVYESLGELRKQEAAYAYFQLACYQRDCCLKFMNSGNKKSILPKGENSAVQRVKQYASLAERNWQKALDFYGPTTHPNMYLTIVMERSALSLSLSSYLHSNVVLESALAHMLEGRHVSDTNGDTFSTSYPELHAKYWSQLQMLLKRMLATILSSTANKTPCQPSSTSSRFGDGGKIKELYKMSLKANDMIQLHNMHTFWIS